GAGGTGAGTGCCGTGGAGGTGATACACCAGTTATGGTTCGGCTGCCAGGCACAACGGATCTCCAGCGGCGCACCGGGTACGTCGAAGACTTTTTTCGGCTTCTTGCTGTGCAGGTCCCACAACACCACGGTGTTACCGAAGCGTTTCATCGCCTCCTTGTCCTGCAGCATCTTGCCGAAGTCCATCATGTAGTTGGACCAACCTGTGAACGAGGAAGTGAGCATGATGTTACGTCGCGGCAATACACGCACGTCATAGTTGTAGCCGTCAGCGTACTTGCCGGTCTTCTCCGCGCCGCGCAGGTTCTGATCCGTGGGCATCCAGTGGGTTGCCACATACTCTCCCTCGTTGGTGTATTCAACCAGGGCGGTGCGGCCGCCGTGGTCTTTGTTGTTGGAGAGACCGGTGATCATGATACGTCCCGGCAAGGCATAGGTAGTGTGGGGCCCGACCACGCCGCCGCTTTTCTCCACAAAATCGGTAACGACCTTGTGCAGCTTGGGCTTGGCCGGATCGCTGTGGACGTCGAAGATGAAGAGTTTGTTGGTATCGAGACCGCCTGCCCAGAGATAGTGCCGGTCATCGGTGAAGCCGGAGTGATGGGCCTCGTTGCGACCGCCTACCGACAGGCTGTGGACCACCTTGCCGTAGTTGGATGAGTTCGGATTGACGTCAATGGTCACCAGCTTGTCCTGACCGTCTCCCAATCCCTCGATGCCGAGGGTCCAGACATAGACGAAATCCTCCTGGCCGACAATCTTGGCCATGTAGGGTGACTGGCAGGTTTCATCGGCCTGCAGTGGCAGAACCGCACCGAAAAGGGTGGTCCCGAGAGCCAGGGCGGATGCCAAGGCAATGGACTTGGCGGGCTTTTTCTTGAATAGCCTCATAGTTTCAACCTCCGTTGGTATTAATTTTTACTGCTATCGTGCGTTACCTCAGCCCTCCTCCTGCAGTTGGCCTATTTTGACTGCGCGCTGCTCCGCACAGTCTGGAAATACTACTCGTTACGCTTATTTGCCGATGATCCTTCGGCATGAAAACCGTCTTTACTCTTCCAGTCCCGCTGCGGAACAGCAGGTAGAGAGGTACGCGGCTAAAAGGAAAAATAGAATGAATATTCATTCTTGTCAAATTTTTTACTATGCTGGGTATAATTGCCGACAAAATAAACCTATTAGGAACCCGCATGCCCCATCTTAAAAAAATCACCCCGGCCAACGCCCCAGTGGACTGCCGCATTCTGAGCACAGCCCTCGACCTTTTTGTCGAACGGGGTTTTCACAACGTCTCGATACACGACATCCAGAAACAGGCCAACGTCAGCATCGGCTCTATCTACAACCACTTCGGCGGTAAAGAGGGCGTTGCCAAGGCGCTCTTCTACCATCTGATCAGGGAGATGGAGGAGTTGGTGGAGGATGTCATCACCGAGGATCTGAGTTTTCGGGAGAGCTGCAACCGCATCATCTACCTGCTCTTTGAATACACCGAAACAAAGCGCAATATCATCTCCTACGTACTGCATGCCAAACACCATGAGTTTCTGCCCGATGAGCCCCCGATCTGCAGCTCCACCCCTTTCAAGACTATGCGTAACATCGTGCAGAAGGGGATAGAGTCGGGCGAGATCCGGCAAGGCGACCCCTGGGTCGTCGCCTCCAACATCTTCGGCGGCGCCATCCGCTTGATCCACCTGCGTCTGGACGGCGTGCTTAACGAGCCTCTGCCCAATCTGTACGAAGAACTGATCGACTGTATGTGGCATGGCATGATGCCGACTTCGGTGAGCGAGGTAGTGGCAATAAGACCTACGGGTTGAGCCTGAAAAATCGCCACTCGGCATTGCTCGTCGTCCATTTGGCACAATCGAATCCCTCTACTTGTGCTTTGATTGGCGCTTTGTTAGAGACAAAAGGGCCAATTGGATGAGCGTTAACTGGCTCTGGATCGTGAACGCGATAGTGCGACAGTTTGTGATCGGAAATACCCGTCATTTTTCACTCAATTAGAAAGGGACCGGAACGCCGGGGACGAGTTCCAACCCCGCCTCATACCATCCGTCACTGCCTTCCGGATACCAATAGAGATTTCTATAGCCCAGCGCATCTGCCCGCTTTACCGCGTTCCAGGACATCCAACAATCGACCACACAATAGAAGACCAACGCTCTATCCCTGTCACCCAGGGTGAGGCGTTCAAGGTTGGTTTGCATATAGGCATGCATGCGTGAATCGAGATAGCCATATCCCACATTCGGCAACCAGGTGCTTCCCGGAATATGCCATCGCTGTCTGCTCGGCAGCCAGGCGATACCGAACTCCTCCGTCTCCGGACGCAGGGTGATTGCCTGGACATCCAATAACAACGGATTCTGCCGACGTATCAATTCGACAAGCAACCTGGTATCGAGGCGTTTTCCAGCGGGCGGCATCTCGGGCAGAGGTGCGCGATAACGGGCAATGCGGTAACCCTCCG
This sequence is a window from Candidatus Thiodiazotropha sp. LNASS1. Protein-coding genes within it:
- a CDS encoding selenium-binding protein SBP56-related protein, with protein sequence MRLFKKKPAKSIALASALALGTTLFGAVLPLQADETCQSPYMAKIVGQEDFVYVWTLGIEGLGDGQDKLVTIDVNPNSSNYGKVVHSLSVGGRNEAHHSGFTDDRHYLWAGGLDTNKLFIFDVHSDPAKPKLHKVVTDFVEKSGGVVGPHTTYALPGRIMITGLSNNKDHGGRTALVEYTNEGEYVATHWMPTDQNLRGAEKTGKYADGYNYDVRVLPRRNIMLTSSFTGWSNYMMDFGKMLQDKEAMKRFGNTVVLWDLHSKKPKKVFDVPGAPLEIRCAWQPNHNWCITSTALTSKLHLIYEDENGEWQAKAVADIGDPSKVPLPVDISISSDDSRLWVNTFMDGKTRLFDMTDPHNPKQVYEKKIGRQVNMASSSWDSTRIYYTSSLLANWDKKGEDNEQFFKSYVWDGKKLVEKFAIDFNKEKLGRAHQMRFGAYSLYGAVRPEEKEVSVASLESIVK
- a CDS encoding TetR/AcrR family transcriptional regulator; its protein translation is MPHLKKITPANAPVDCRILSTALDLFVERGFHNVSIHDIQKQANVSIGSIYNHFGGKEGVAKALFYHLIREMEELVEDVITEDLSFRESCNRIIYLLFEYTETKRNIISYVLHAKHHEFLPDEPPICSSTPFKTMRNIVQKGIESGEIRQGDPWVVASNIFGGAIRLIHLRLDGVLNEPLPNLYEELIDCMWHGMMPTSVSEVVAIRPTG
- a CDS encoding rhodanese-like domain-containing protein, with the translated sequence MRMRTFAETILCAILSLQPTVTLATDSPLFSPEGYRIARYRAPLPEMPPAGKRLDTRLLVELIRRQNPLLLDVQAITLRPETEEFGIAWLPSRQRWHIPGSTWLPNVGYGYLDSRMHAYMQTNLERLTLGDRDRALVFYCVVDCWMSWNAVKRADALGYRNLYWYPEGSDGWYEAGLELVPGVPVPF